The bacterium DNA window CCGCCGCCGAGTGCCGGCGCTGGGGCCTCTTCTTGCGGGTCGTCGCTTCGGTGCTCACAGGCGACTCGTCTTTCCGCGGAAATGCAGCCGCACGGCCTCGGCCACCGTGTTCAGGATGAAGGTCATGACGAAGAGCGTCAGGGCCGCCAGGAACAGGGTGCGGTAGTGGGTGCTGTTCTGCACGGCCTCGGGCAGCTCCACGGCGAGGTTCGCCGACAGGGTGCGGAAGCCGTTGAAGATGTTCCACTCCATGATGGGCGTGTTGCCGGCCGCCATCAGCACGATCATCGTCTCGCCCACGGCCCGGCCGAGCCCGATCATGGCCGCCGAGAAGAGGCCGCTCATGGCCGGCGGAATCACCACGCGCACCGCCGTCTGCCAGGGCGTGGCGCCGGCGCCGAGGCTGGCCGCGCGCAGATGGTCGGGCACCGAGACCAGCGCGTCCTCGCTGATGGTGTAGATCAGGGGGATCACGGCGAAACCCATGGCGATGCCCACGACCAGGGCGTTGCGCTGCACGTAGGTGTCGAAGACCGAGCCGCGCGGATCCCAGCCCGACGAGGTCAGCAGCCAGCCCACGAAGACCGTCGCGGACACGGTCAGGGCCGCCACCACGGCGAAGCGGGCCAGATCGTAGAGGGCCACCGTCAGGGGCGGCGTACCCCGCTTCAGGTTGCGGATGACCCCGTCGCCATAGCGCATGTTCAGGAACCAGGCCAGGGTTCCCATGGGCACGATGAGCAGCACGAACCAGCCGCCCAGGCCGCTGCCCACGCGGCCGTCGAGCCAGGCCTTGAAATCGCCGGCGAAGAGCAGGCCCTCCACCAGCGGCGCCAGCCGCCAGGCCACGAGGGCCCCGATGGCCAGCGAGACGAAGACGGCCGCCGGGCGCCAGTTCTCCCAGCGGGCGGCCACATTGCGGGGCAGCAGCTGCCAGAGGTGCGCCCCCACGAGGATGCCGAGCGGGGCCAGCATGAGCACCGTCAGCACCTCGACCACCACGTCCTCGACCCAGGGGGCCACCACGAGCGCCGCCAGGAAGCCGAGCACGACGCTCGGCAGGCTGGCCATGATCTCGATGACCGGCTTGACGCGGGCCCGGGTGCCCTTGTCGAGGAACTCGCTGGTGAAGATCGCGGCGAGGAAGGCCAGCGGCAGGCCGAACAGCAGCGAGTAGAACGTGGCCTTCAGGGTGCCGAAGATGAGCGGCACCAGCGACAGCTTGGGCTCGAAGCTGTCCGAGCCGGCCGACGACTGCCAGACGTAGGCGGGCGCCGGATACCCCTCGTACCAGATCGGCGCGAAGAACGTGGCCGGACTGACCTCGCCGTACTCCGCATCGACACGCCACAGGGCCTCTCCCCCTTGCCCCGTGACCAGGAGCTGGTCCTCCCGCGGGGCGATGGCCACCCGCGTGATCGTGCCGCCGTCCATGCGCCCCTCGCCCAGCTTCCGCTGGTTGGTGACGTTGAACAGCCGCACCGTGCCGTCGCCGTAGCCGGCGGCCAGCATCCGGGAGCGCTCGCTCGCACCCAGGGCGGTCACGGCCGCCGACCCGCCCTCGAGCCGGTGGGCCGCGACGAGGTCGACCCCGCCGACCTTGTCGCGCAGCGGGAACCACACCGTCAGGTCGCCGCCGCTGTCGCCGACCACGAGCGAGATCCGCCCGTTCAGGAAGGCGGCCGCGGTCAGGGTCGCCGTCGGGTCGGCCACGAGGTCCTGCCGGCCGGCGTCGACGAACTCGTCGCCGTCGCGAACCAGCTTCAGGACCGTGCCGTCCGTCTCCAGCAGCAGGGCCAGGTTCCCCGTGTCGTCCAGCTTGAGGGCGGTCGCCGAACCCGCCGCCGGGCCGAGGATCGGCGCCAGGTCCAGCTCTCCCCCGCTGGCCGTGACGCGCACCTTCCCGGTGAGCATGTTCTTGCGCATGGTGAGCTTGCGGTGGTGGAGCACGTGCTCCGCGTCGAGCGCCGCCACGAAGAGCCCGCCGGCGCCCTTCGCCAGGTCGACCAGCCGGACCGGCGCCGCGCCGACCGGGATCGGCTCGGAGGTCGTCAACTCGAGGACCTGGTGCCGCAGCTGCCCTTCGGGCGTCCGCACGACGACGCCGTTGTCCCAGGCCCGGGCCTCACCGACGATCATGTCGGTGTAGCGGTCGGGCACCTCCTCATCGGCGTGGAAGGTGGTGTGCCAGACGAGTTCGGCGGTGCGGACGGTGCCGTCGCCGAAGCCGAAGGCGGCCTGCCCGGTCCCGACTCCGAAGGACCAGGCCGTGGGCCGCAGCGAGTCCCCCACCGCGATGCGGTCGAGGACCGCCCCGTCGGCGAGGTTCCGCACGATGATCTCGCCCTGCGGCGTCATGCCCCAGGACATGTTGCCGTAGCCGTCGACGGCCCCGGCCACGAAAGCGGAACCGCCCGCGCCGACGTCGGTCGGCAGCGGGCGGTCCTCGGCGATCTGCGCCGGCATCAGGAGCGGCAGGACGACCCAGACCAGGAAGAGCCCCACCATGGACACCGCCACGATGCTGCCGATCCCGCTGAGGGTGATCAGCCGCCGCGCCAGGGCGTCCCGGAAGAGGACGGCCCGACGCGGCTTGCGGCTGTAGCGACGGCCGGTGATGCTCCCCTGGCCGTTCCTGGTCGTCTGAGTGCTCATGCGTCCCTGGTCACCGGCATCCGGGCCGGACTAGTGGGTGATCCCGACGGCGGCCAGCTCTTCCTTGCACACGCTCTGCGGCACGGGCAGGTAGCCGTCCTTCACGACGTCCTCCTGGCCGTTCTTGCTGAACACGTAGCGGATGAACTCGGCGCGCAGCGGGTCCAGGTCGGTCCCGGGCTTGTAGTTCACCGACAGGTACAGGAAACGGGCCAGCGGATAGTCGCCACTGTAGGCGTTGTCGGCCACCGCGTCCATGAAAGTCGGGTTGCTGCCGGTCTCGGCGCTCAGGGCCACGGCCTGGACGTCGCTCGTCTTGTAGCCGATGCCCGAGTAGCCGATGCCGTACTTGTCGCTGGCCACGCCCTGGACCACGGACGAGCTGCCGGGCTGCTCCTTGACGGAGTCCTTGTAGTCGCCCTTGAACAGCGCGTGGTCCTTGAAGTAGCCGTAGGTGCCCGAGGCGCTGTTGCGGCCGTAGAGGCTGATGGGCTTGTCGGCCCACTCGCCGGTCAGGCCCAGGTCGCCCCAGGTCACGATGTCCTTGCCGTAGCCGCCCTTGCGGGTCTTGCTGAAGATGGCGTCGACCTGCTGCAGGGTCAGACCCTTGATCGGGTTGTCCTTGTGGACATAGACCGCGAGCATGTCGATGCTCGTGCGCAGCTGCACCGGCTTGTAGCCGAACTGCTTCTCGAACGCGTCGATCTCCTTGCTCTTCATGGCCCGGCTCATGGGGCCGAAGGTGCTGGTCCCGGCGATCAGGGCCGGCGGAGCGGTGGAGCTGCCCTTGCCCTCGACTTCGACCTTCACCGCGGGGTGGAAGCCACGGAAGCCTTCGGACCACAGGGCCATCATGTTGTTCATCGTGTCGGAGCCGATGCTCTTGATGCTGCCCGAAACCTCGCTGCCGGCCTTGTAGGCCTTCAGGGCGGGATCGACGGCGACGCCGGCCAGGGCGGCGTTCGCCAGCAGCAGCACGGCCGCGACCGCGACCAGGCCACTGCGGAACGTCAGGGTGCGGATCATGGGAAACGTCCTTTCGCGAAACACGGAATGCCTTCTGGGCGGAACGACGCGGCGTCCCGCAACTCGGCGGTACGGTAGATGCGCGATGTTAGGGTCGTGAAAAGCCCATGTAAAAATTCTGTAAATCGCGAAGAAACCCATGTTTTGCTGCCCAAAGCGGCCGGTTCCGTTTACAATATCCTAACTTGCCAAAAACACGGGACCGACCGACCGTTCCACCGCCAACCCGGGGTATTCATGACGGTCCAAGGCAGGTCGAAATGTCTGGAGAGAGCATACTCATCGTCGAGGACGAGGACGACATCGCCGAACTGCTGGAGTACAACCTGCAGCGGGCGGGCTACATCCCGTTCAGCGTGGGCACCGGCGAAGACGGCCTGAACGAGACCCGCGACGCCAAGCCGGACCTCGTGCTGCTCGACCTCATGTTGCCCGGCCTGAGCGGCATGGACGTCTGCCGGCGCCTGAAGGCCGATCCGGTCACGGCCACGATTCCCGTCATCATGCTCACCGCCAAGGGCGAGGAGGAGGACATCGTGGCGGGCTTCGACGCCGGCGCCGACGACTACGTCACCAAGCCCTTCCGGCCCAAGGTGCTGCTGGCCCGGGTCAAGGCCGTGCTGCGCCGGGGCGCCTCCGAACGGCGCGCCGAGGACGCCCCGTTCGAGCGGGGCCCGCTGCGGATCCATCCCGGGCGCTTCGAGGTCGCGGTCGACGGCGAACCGGTCGGCCTGACCCGCACCGAATTCCGCATCCTCAACTTCCTCGCCTCGCGGCCCGGCTGGGTCTTCACCCGCAGCCAGATCGTCAAGGCCGTCCACGGGGACGACTACCCCGTCACCGGCCGCTCGGTCGACGTGCAGGTCGCCGCCCTGCGCCGCAAGCTCGGCGCGGCGGGCGATCTGGTCTGCACCGTTCGCGGGGTCGGCTACAAGATGGGCGAATAGGCTCATGGTCGGGCGCGGCAGCCTCCTCTGGACCTTCTTCCCCCCCATCGTCGTGGTCCTGATCACGACCCTCGCCCTGGTCACCGGCTTTTCGGGTCGCGCCATCCGGGGCTTCTTCCTGCGCCAGACCGCGGCCGAACTCGAGGAGATCGCGCGCGTCACCTCCGGCCCGCTGCGCCTGCCCCTCGAACGCGGCGACGACGAGGGGGTGCGCGCCCTCTGCGCCGACTTCGCCGCCAAGAGCGGCAAGCGCCTGACCATCATCCTCGCCGACGGTCGGGTCGTGGCCGATTCGGACGAGGATCCCGACCTCATGGACAACCACGCCGACCGCCCCGAGGTGGTCGCGGCCCTGGCATCCGGCTTCGGCCGCAGCACCCGCTACAGCGCCACCCTCGGCCACCAGCGGATGTACGTCGCCGTGGGCATCCCCGCATCCCTGCCGCGCTACGTGGTGCGGGCCTCGCTGTCCCTCGAGTCCCTCGACGGGCTCATGACCGACGTCTACCGCAAGATCGCCCTGACCGGGCTCATCCTGACCTGTCTGGCCGCCCTGACGAGCTTCCTCCTGGCCCGCAAGCTGAGCCGCGGCCTGAACCAGTTGCAGAACGGCGCCGAGGCCTTCGCCGACGGCCGCCTCGAAGGGCGCCTCACGGCCGACGAGACGGCCGAGATCGCCGCCGTGGCCGAGGCCATGAACCGCATGGCCGGCCAGCTCGCCGAGCGCTTCGCCACCATCGTCAAGCAGCGCAACGAGAGCGACGCCGTGCTGTCGTCCATGGTCGAAGGCGTGCTCGCCGTCGATACCGACGAGAACGTCATCGGCCTGAACAACGCCGGCGGCCGCCTGCTCGGGCAGGACCCGGCGCGGGCCCAGTACCGCAGCATCCAGGAGATCGGCCGCAACACCGGCCTGACCCGGCTGGTCCAGGACGTCCTGGCCGGCCAGTCGCCCCTCGAGCGGGACATCATGCTCAACGGCACCAGCGACCTGTGGGTGCAGGTGCACGCGACGGCCCTCATCGGCCAGGACGACGCCCCCATCGGCGCCCTGCTCGTCATGAACGACGTGACCCGGTTGCGGCGCCTGGAGACCATGCGGCGCGACTTCGTGGCCAACGTCTCCCACGAGCTCAAGACGCCCATCACCTCCATCAAGGGCTTCGTCGAGACGATCATCGAGGATCCGCCGTCCGATCCCGGCGAACTGGAGCGGTTCCTGCGCATCATCAACAACCAGGCCGACCGGCTCGATGCGATCATCACCGACCTGCTGGCCCTGTCGCGCCTGGAGAAGGACACCGACAGCGGGGGCATCGAGACGCATCCCCTGCCGTTGAACGCGGTGCTCGAACGGGTCGTGCGCGACCTGAACAACCTGCGGCCCGAGCAGGCGGCCCGCATCACCCTCGCCTGCGAGGGGGCGCCGCGGGCGCCCGTCAACGCCCCCCTGCTCGAGCAGGCCATCGGGAACCTGCTCGGCAACGCCCTGAAGTACAGCCCCGAGACGGCGACGGTGCACGTCACCTGCGGCGCCACCGAGCACGAGGTCATGATCTCGGTGCGGGACTGCGGTCCGGGCATCGCCGCCGAGCACCTGCCGCGACTGTTCGAACGGTTCTATCGTGTGGACAAGGCCCGCAGTCGCCGCATGGGCGGCACCGGGCTCGGTCTGGCCATCGTCAAGCACATCGCCCAGGCCCACAAGGGCCGCGTCGCGGTCGAGAGCCAGGTCGGCGTCGGCAGCACGTTCACCATCATCCTGCCGCGGGAGGAATAGCCGTGGAAATCCATCTGCAGAAGGAACTCGACCGACTCAAGCGCCGCATCTTCCACCTGAGCGCCCTGGTCGAGGAG harbors:
- a CDS encoding ABC transporter permease subunit → MSTQTTRNGQGSITGRRYSRKPRRAVLFRDALARRLITLSGIGSIVAVSMVGLFLVWVVLPLLMPAQIAEDRPLPTDVGAGGSAFVAGAVDGYGNMSWGMTPQGEIIVRNLADGAVLDRIAVGDSLRPTAWSFGVGTGQAAFGFGDGTVRTAELVWHTTFHADEEVPDRYTDMIVGEARAWDNGVVVRTPEGQLRHQVLELTTSEPIPVGAAPVRLVDLAKGAGGLFVAALDAEHVLHHRKLTMRKNMLTGKVRVTASGGELDLAPILGPAAGSATALKLDDTGNLALLLETDGTVLKLVRDGDEFVDAGRQDLVADPTATLTAAAFLNGRISLVVGDSGGDLTVWFPLRDKVGGVDLVAAHRLEGGSAAVTALGASERSRMLAAGYGDGTVRLFNVTNQRKLGEGRMDGGTITRVAIAPREDQLLVTGQGGEALWRVDAEYGEVSPATFFAPIWYEGYPAPAYVWQSSAGSDSFEPKLSLVPLIFGTLKATFYSLLFGLPLAFLAAIFTSEFLDKGTRARVKPVIEIMASLPSVVLGFLAALVVAPWVEDVVVEVLTVLMLAPLGILVGAHLWQLLPRNVAARWENWRPAAVFVSLAIGALVAWRLAPLVEGLLFAGDFKAWLDGRVGSGLGGWFVLLIVPMGTLAWFLNMRYGDGVIRNLKRGTPPLTVALYDLARFAVVAALTVSATVFVGWLLTSSGWDPRGSVFDTYVQRNALVVGIAMGFAVIPLIYTISEDALVSVPDHLRAASLGAGATPWQTAVRVVIPPAMSGLFSAAMIGLGRAVGETMIVLMAAGNTPIMEWNIFNGFRTLSANLAVELPEAVQNSTHYRTLFLAALTLFVMTFILNTVAEAVRLHFRGKTSRL
- a CDS encoding phosphate ABC transporter substrate-binding protein, yielding MIRTLTFRSGLVAVAAVLLLANAALAGVAVDPALKAYKAGSEVSGSIKSIGSDTMNNMMALWSEGFRGFHPAVKVEVEGKGSSTAPPALIAGTSTFGPMSRAMKSKEIDAFEKQFGYKPVQLRTSIDMLAVYVHKDNPIKGLTLQQVDAIFSKTRKGGYGKDIVTWGDLGLTGEWADKPISLYGRNSASGTYGYFKDHALFKGDYKDSVKEQPGSSSVVQGVASDKYGIGYSGIGYKTSDVQAVALSAETGSNPTFMDAVADNAYSGDYPLARFLYLSVNYKPGTDLDPLRAEFIRYVFSKNGQEDVVKDGYLPVPQSVCKEELAAVGITH
- a CDS encoding response regulator transcription factor, which encodes MSGESILIVEDEDDIAELLEYNLQRAGYIPFSVGTGEDGLNETRDAKPDLVLLDLMLPGLSGMDVCRRLKADPVTATIPVIMLTAKGEEEDIVAGFDAGADDYVTKPFRPKVLLARVKAVLRRGASERRAEDAPFERGPLRIHPGRFEVAVDGEPVGLTRTEFRILNFLASRPGWVFTRSQIVKAVHGDDYPVTGRSVDVQVAALRRKLGAAGDLVCTVRGVGYKMGE
- a CDS encoding HAMP domain-containing protein; this encodes MVGRGSLLWTFFPPIVVVLITTLALVTGFSGRAIRGFFLRQTAAELEEIARVTSGPLRLPLERGDDEGVRALCADFAAKSGKRLTIILADGRVVADSDEDPDLMDNHADRPEVVAALASGFGRSTRYSATLGHQRMYVAVGIPASLPRYVVRASLSLESLDGLMTDVYRKIALTGLILTCLAALTSFLLARKLSRGLNQLQNGAEAFADGRLEGRLTADETAEIAAVAEAMNRMAGQLAERFATIVKQRNESDAVLSSMVEGVLAVDTDENVIGLNNAGGRLLGQDPARAQYRSIQEIGRNTGLTRLVQDVLAGQSPLERDIMLNGTSDLWVQVHATALIGQDDAPIGALLVMNDVTRLRRLETMRRDFVANVSHELKTPITSIKGFVETIIEDPPSDPGELERFLRIINNQADRLDAIITDLLALSRLEKDTDSGGIETHPLPLNAVLERVVRDLNNLRPEQAARITLACEGAPRAPVNAPLLEQAIGNLLGNALKYSPETATVHVTCGATEHEVMISVRDCGPGIAAEHLPRLFERFYRVDKARSRRMGGTGLGLAIVKHIAQAHKGRVAVESQVGVGSTFTIILPREE